In Armatimonadota bacterium, the sequence AGGACCCGTCTACATTCACCTTCGATACAGACGAGTTCATGAATGTGCGGTCTCTTCACAGAAACAGTGGGTTCATTTCGGGAACAAGTTCCCGAAATACCGAGGGCAGGGGTGAGGGGTCACTTCCGCCGGAGAAGTTTGCGATCTACTCGTATCTGCCCAGGTATGAATCGCCTTATGGAACGTCGGACCTGCGCGCAGCCTACAAGCACTTCTGGAGCAAGGACGTGCTGATGCGGTTCCTGAATGTCTATCTGGAAAAATACGGCTCGCCTACAGCTAAGGGCAGCTACAAAAGAGGCACACCCAAGACGGCTCAGGATGACCTGCTGAAAATACTTGATAAGATTCAGCAGCAGACCGCTATCGTTATACCAGAGGACGTGCAGGTCGAGCTTATGGAGGCTCAACGCGGCGGCGAGGCGGGTTACCTGGACGCGATAGAGTTCCACGACAAGCAGATAGCCAAAGCAATTCTTGCTCAGACAATGGTGACTGACGAGGGCGCTCGCACCGGCTCATACGCTATGGCGAAAGTTCATCTGGACGTGCTCAAAATGTGCCTGCAAAAGCTCAAGCGTGACCTGGAAGAGAGCGTGATGCGCGAGCAGGTGATCAGGCGCTTGGTGGATTACAACTTCAACGTCAGCGCATACCCGACATTCAGCCTGGGGCCGCTGGAGGATAAAGACCTGGAATCGCTGTCGAATGCAGTCACAAAGCTTATTTCAGGCGAGGTGATCCGACCTAATGAGAGCTGGATACGGGAGTATCTGGGGCTGCCCACTGCGGCATAGGCAGTAAAGGCTGAGAAAAATAGAGGTTGACATACTGATTTTTTGTGGTATATTAGTTTTGGCGACGTAAGTCCTACGTAAAGCGTGCCACCGGAAGGGTGTGCATAAGCTAGATGCAAGCTAGTCGCTCGTAGGAAGTCGCTGTTTTATTGTACCACTGCAAAAAACAACCTCGTGCCGTTACCCAGAATTGGTTCCAAAGCTTTGTAACCCTTGGAATCGCCACGTTCGTAGTGTCTGAAAATTGCATTCGCTACAAAATCTGCCACTTGAATGCCTAATGACTGCCGTGAATCTGGAAATGCCAACTTAACACTAACCTGTGAGTTCATCTCGCACCAAAGCTTAATCCGCAGATACTCACACAGACTATTGCCGGATGCTACTTTTATGGTTCTGCAATCAAGGTGCACGTCAGCTTGATGAAGGGGACAGAGGAGAGGCGTTAGCAAAAGCCCGGTGACATAGTTATAAAGAATGTTTGTGTCCCGGCGCAACTCTGCTTTAACTCTATTCTTATTAATCACAATATAGTGAACTGAGCAATTGAGCGACGAAAGCTTCTTGCAAAACAAATTTCTATCAGTTATTTTGCTTGAATTCGCTTTCAGTTCTGCTTCAAAAGGAATGTCGCGACTCGACTTGAAGCGGCGGACTAAGCGTTTCAAATGTTTTTGATCTCCATGATCTACACATACTGCAGCAATTACGAAGTAGTGAGACGATCCATTACTGAAACCAAGATCGCCGGACTCGTCCAAGTAGAAAATGCAGTCATTTGAGTAATTGTTCAGCATGATGAGATTTTATCACCATGAACAGTCACGTAGCAAGCAAACTTAATGAACCACCCATCATATTCTGACACGTAAACAGACTTTGAAAGGAGAAAAATATGACCACTAATACAATCGAACGTGAAGCCAAGCTTTTTGAAGCCGGCGCGTACCCGGACAGGGGTATCGAAATTACAGAGGAGGACCTTGATTCGCTGATAGAAGGCACATGCAACGCACCGGTTCGGATCGAGCATACATCTACCCCGTTTGACGGCGCAATCGGTATGCTAAAGTCTGTCTATCGCAAGGGAAAGGAGCTTTTCGGCAAGCTGTGTTTTACGCGCGCTGCATGGGAACTTATCAAAGAGGCAAACGCAAAGCGGCTGTCTGTTGCGATCAAAAAGGACAAGAGCGGGATAGCCGAGGTGTCGCTCGTGCGTGAGCCGAGGATATCGGACGCAGCAGTCTTCAGCGCGGATGATACCGTTCGGATCGATGAGAGCGAGATTGCCGTAGATGCAGAATTTAGCTCTAGTTCTGATGATCCCGAGGTAGACAGACTCAGAGCTGAGCTTGCAGACAAGAATGCTCAGAGCAATATTGACGATCTAAAACGAGCTGGAAAGCTTACACCTGCGTCCGAAGTCTTCGCAAAAGCCTTGCTTCGCTCAGAGGATTCTAATGTCATCACATTCGGCGGTTCGGCCACGCCTGTGAGCCAGGTCTTCAGATGGTTTCTGGAGTCTCAGCCCAAGGGGATCGAGTTTTCAGAATTGGCCACTGCTGAGGCTGATGTCGATGAGCCTGAGATATTCGCGAAGCTGGGGGTTACCAGCGGGCAGGTGGAGAGGTATCGGGGTAGATAGCAAGCATACGCTTACCTCCTCGCCAATAGGCAGAAGTGCTTGTATGACGACATCGCGCGAAGGATTGTTCAATTGTGGGTTGATACTCTCAAGATTAGGGTTGACTGCACAGATAATTATGGTATACTACTATTGACAGTTGACAAAACTCGGCTCCATGCCGTGAGGTCCCGGTCTCCGGGAGACCCTATATCTACTGTCAATAGTGATGTATTGAAGCCGCGTCAAGCGGCTTTTCTTTTGTGTAGCGCACCCCTGTCTTGCCTTCTCGCGTATCATCGTAATCCCAGACGCAGTGGATTTGCGGCCACATCAATTGCGCATAACGGTCCTCGCCTTTTTCGTAGGCACGTTGAACAGCCCAAAGGAAGTAATCGGCAGCCTGTAGTTCAATCCGGTCTTTGGGGAAAGCCGCATGCACCTTGATGGAAGCGGATGGAACTATGCTGTTCTTTTTGCAATACCTGCTTCTTGCTGCCTCAAGCGCAGACTGCAAGGCTCTGGTCCTGTCAGCTTTGCCTCTTCTGGCAAAAACAATCGAGTAGGCATCTTCACGATGCAGTTTATCGTGAAACAGGCTGCGAGTCAGACTATCGTATAGCTGGTTCTGGTTGTAAACATAATTAGGATGCAGCGATCTCCATTCGCTTACAATCCGCACGACTTCGCGCTTGACTCGAACCACGGCATGAAACTTGATGTCGTGCTGCATTAGCAACTTAAAGAAATCACGCCTGACCTCACTTGGGTCATCTTTCGCGTGAAATGCGACAGCAGTCCTGCACTTAACAGGATCCAAGGAGGGCACACCTCGAAAGTATGGGTCTTCAAGTATCTGCTGTCGCAGCTCTTGTGCCTGCAGCGCAAGTCTCTTCGGGTCTTTCACGTGAACCATTCCAAGAATAAAGTACTTGGAGCAGCCTTCAGTTCCGACCAAGAGCTTACCGCGTCTTCCCCACAAGACGCTGTCACCCGCTTCGTCAACGCAGTATTCGATCAAGGCAATCAACCTTTCCGTCAGGGGTATCAGAGGTAATCACCTCTCCCATATTCTATCACTTTGAAAGGAGCATACCATGACAGCAACAACAACCGCAAGAGAAGCAAAGAGAAAGGACGGCGAGGTCATCTCATACCCGATGGCAGCCGTCAATATCCCCAAAGGAGCGCTGGTAAACATCAACGCAGCGGGCTACGCCACCAACTCGACCGACACAGCCGGTGAGACCTTCGCAGGTGTCGCTTATGAGACCGTGGACAACTCAGCAGGCACTGCAGGAGCGCTCAGCATCAGAGTCGAGACCGCAGGTACGTTTGTCTTCGTCGACGGTGGAGCCAACGGCGCTCAGACGGATGTCGGGGTCACCTTCAAGGTTCAGGACAATCAGACCGTCACAGACGCCGCAACAACCAACAACATAGTAGCCGGGGTCGCGGTCGAGTCCATCTCGACAACCAGCGTCAGGGTCAGGATCGACCGTTACGCGAGTTAAGAACCGTTATGTGTTATGAGTTCTGAGTTGTGTGTTCCTGGAGATACCACGCTTCCATAACACTCAGCACTTAACTCATAACTCGTAACCCACAACACATAACTTATTTTGAAAGGAGAACAAAATGCCGCTTACAAAATCAGACATGCCCAATCTGCTTGAGGACGGGCTGAAAACAGTATTCTTCGAAGCAATGGACAACACAGTTGCCAACTACGAGCGCATCGCAACCATAGTGCCTTCCGAATCCGACGAGGAGGCTTACCCCTGGCTGGGAGCAGTTCCAAACATGCGGGAGTTCAAAGACGAGAGAATGCCCCTGGGACTGCTGGAGCACAGTTACTCCATCAAGAACAAGACCTGGGAGTCCTCCATCGCTGTCGAGCGAGAGGCCATTGAGGACGACAAGTTCGGCCAGATCAGACTGCGCGTTCAGTCCCTGGCTCGTGAGGCCAAGCGCCATATCGATGAGCTGGTCTTCACACTTCTGAAGAACGGTTTCAGCGCGGCCTGCTATGACGGCCAGTATTTCTTCGATACCGATCATTCCGAAGGCGAGAGCGGCACGCAGTCCAACAAAGGCACTACAGCTCTCGACGCGACAGCTCTGCAGGCAGCGATCACGGCTATGATGAAATATAAGGACGACCGCGGCAAGTTCCTCGGAATAGTGCCGGACCTGCTGGTCGTGCCGCCGGACCTGCAGTGGACAGCCATGGAGCTGCTGGAATCGACTTACTGGCCGACCGACAACACAAAGCAGGCTTCCAATGTCCTTAAGGGCAAGCTCGATCTGCTGGTATCGCCGTACCTGACGGACACCAACGACTGGTTTGTCCTTTCGACCAAGGGTATAGTGAAGCCTGTGATCCTGCAGTCCAGGATGCCTATCGAGTTCGCAGCGCTCGAGGCCGACTCAGAGAGCGGCTTTATGCGCGATGAGTATATTTACGGCGTCCGCGCCCGCTACAACGCAGGCTACGGACTCTGGCAGATGGCCTACGGAAGCCAAGCCTCCTAATTTAGTAATGAGTATTTGAGATTTAGTATTTGATGATATTTACTATGCCTCCAGGTATCCTGCCTGGAGGCATTTTTGGAGGTGAAATGAGAATGATAACAGCTCTAAATGAAGATACGAACCTCGTGCAGGACCTTACCACCACAGGCGAAGGCAGGCTGTGCGTAGAGCATTCTCCCAGGTATCTTGACCTTGGACAGGTCCTTGACGCGACAGTTGCCGCATATGCCGAGGTGCTGGCGACACCTGTTGATGGTATCGACTGGGTCAGGCATGTAATCCTGCGCACTGTCTACTCAAATCATTTGGATGAGACATTGACTATGCGGCTATATCGGCGAACGCCAATCGGAGATGCGGGAGCCGCACCGGTCGCTTTGGCAACAGTCACCGGTGTAGAGGTCCCTGTGTATACGGCCGACTGCAGCGTCGTCGATGTAATTCCGGGCTACGGTGCGCAGATGGCTGTAAAGAACAATGACGCTCACTCCGCCACTGTCGCACTCTCGGTTCAACTGCTCGGATAGGAGGTTTCGATGGAAATATTGCTCGCTAGTCTAACCAATGCCGGGCTGATCACCGGCAACTACATCACTCTAGACGCTCTTCAGAGGGTCGCCATCACCGATTTCGAGACGCTCTTCGGTTCCACAGACGGCAGCTACGACCAACTCTGCGCCGCCGACAACAACGGCGACGGCACGACCAAGGGCTACAAACGGTTCTTCGACGCATGGCGCGCGGTGGGCATACTGTAGAGCTTACCATTCCCCTCCAGGTAAGATACCTGGAGGGATATAAGAGTGAACTCTTACCAACAGACAGAGCGGCGACTGGTCCGGCTCTATGCCCTCTGCTCTCCGCTCTCAACTATCTAAGGAGGGCCACATATGGCAATCACAATAACTGCCGCTGACGTCAAGCGCAAGGCCATGATCGACTCGACGACTTACGACACATCCATTACCTCGCTCATTACAGAGATGCAGCCCGCGCTGCAATACTCCATTGCGGATGTCTATCTTAACAATACTGCGGACGCCAATCTTCAGGCCACCCTTAAGCTGGGAATACTCGAGATCATCACCGGCGAGCTTCTCGAGCAGCTTCGCAGGGAAGCGGGCGCATCTGAGGAGTTTTCGGCAGGTGGAATCTCAATAGGCTCATCGTCTCTACGCGGGGTCGATCTTCTGCAGCAGGGAGCATCACGCCTCTCGCCTTATCTGAAGGGCACGCTGCCGATGATGTCCGAAAGTACAGCCGATTCCACGACTATCGACACTGATACCTGCTTTTCAATGGATGAGGAGGTGTGGTAGATGCCTTTTGCGGAACGCGTCAAAAAGAGACTAGCCAAATACGGCGAATCGTTTACAGTGACCGGGGGGACATATCGCGGCATCTTTAGCATGCTCAGCAGCTCCATGATGAACACATATCTCGATGATGTTGAGATAATGGGCGTCACGCATCCGGGGCTGCTGTTGATGACTCAGGGAGACGCGAATATCAACGTCGATGACACACTCACTCGCGATGGATTTACATACACAGTCATGCGCACTTCCGAACACCATATCGGAGATGACTCGGTGGTTAAGCTGGCAATTCTTTGCAGGTGAGCTTGTGTCAAAGGAAGCGTTCATATGACTGCGGACGAAAGAATGAAACAATTATCGCGGATGTCGGACCATGAGCTGCTGATAATCGCGGCAAATGATATCGCTCATATAAAAGAAGAGATCTCGCAGATTGCGCAGGGCAATACGGCAAACTGTGCAGCGGAGCATGCGCGTATAGAATGCGCCGAAGCCCAGATCGAAAAACTCTGGAAGACTCGCGCCTCGGCGATCAGCCTTAACCTGCTCTGGAGTATATCGGCAACCGTATACGGCGCTCTCATCTTGTATCTGGTGACCCGCTTTTAGCAACCCGCGCAATTTATGCTGACTGCCTTTATTGTGAGGCGGGCTATTTTTGTGTGT encodes:
- a CDS encoding DUF3800 domain-containing protein; this encodes MLNNYSNDCIFYLDESGDLGFSNGSSHYFVIAAVCVDHGDQKHLKRLVRRFKSSRDIPFEAELKANSSKITDRNLFCKKLSSLNCSVHYIVINKNRVKAELRRDTNILYNYVTGLLLTPLLCPLHQADVHLDCRTIKVASGNSLCEYLRIKLWCEMNSQVSVKLAFPDSRQSLGIQVADFVANAIFRHYERGDSKGYKALEPILGNGTRLFFAVVQ
- a CDS encoding DUF935 family protein — translated: MSKSVLTKFKDKLRSRKPPPLNELASARGSITSALGSILPYNPDDLIGKRGYGIYDQMQRDAQVQACLMIKKFAVLSHGWEVHPASSDLKDIRVADFVRWALEDMRGSILDVLYNVLDALAKGFSVMEINYRVIEDSSYAGMIGLASIKSKDPSTFTFDTDEFMNVRSLHRNSGFISGTSSRNTEGRGEGSLPPEKFAIYSYLPRYESPYGTSDLRAAYKHFWSKDVLMRFLNVYLEKYGSPTAKGSYKRGTPKTAQDDLLKILDKIQQQTAIVIPEDVQVELMEAQRGGEAGYLDAIEFHDKQIAKAILAQTMVTDEGARTGSYAMAKVHLDVLKMCLQKLKRDLEESVMREQVIRRLVDYNFNVSAYPTFSLGPLEDKDLESLSNAVTKLISGEVIRPNESWIREYLGLPTAA
- a CDS encoding DUF3800 domain-containing protein: MIEYCVDEAGDSVLWGRRGKLLVGTEGCSKYFILGMVHVKDPKRLALQAQELRQQILEDPYFRGVPSLDPVKCRTAVAFHAKDDPSEVRRDFFKLLMQHDIKFHAVVRVKREVVRIVSEWRSLHPNYVYNQNQLYDSLTRSLFHDKLHREDAYSIVFARRGKADRTRALQSALEAARSRYCKKNSIVPSASIKVHAAFPKDRIELQAADYFLWAVQRAYEKGEDRYAQLMWPQIHCVWDYDDTREGKTGVRYTKEKPLDAASIHHY
- a CDS encoding Mu-like prophage major head subunit gpT family protein — protein: MPLTKSDMPNLLEDGLKTVFFEAMDNTVANYERIATIVPSESDEEAYPWLGAVPNMREFKDERMPLGLLEHSYSIKNKTWESSIAVEREAIEDDKFGQIRLRVQSLAREAKRHIDELVFTLLKNGFSAACYDGQYFFDTDHSEGESGTQSNKGTTALDATALQAAITAMMKYKDDRGKFLGIVPDLLVVPPDLQWTAMELLESTYWPTDNTKQASNVLKGKLDLLVSPYLTDTNDWFVLSTKGIVKPVILQSRMPIEFAALEADSESGFMRDEYIYGVRARYNAGYGLWQMAYGSQAS